atatatatgcatatgtatatatattttttttggcaACTTTATTCAATATTAACTGTAAGCAAGCCTATGTTAAAACAGCCATCCAATTATTGATGTGAAACATAGTTTTATATCTTGAGGATGGATACTATAATATttgctatattttattgtttcctattttaaatattcactggaaataaatcaaatacATAAATGAGAACATAAGGGTCCCCAAAGTGAAAACATGTATAACTATTACTATTCGAAAAGGAAACAAATGCACACCAAATATtaattgaaaatgatattcctttttataataaaaaaataaaataaaatttaaaaaaataataaaactaaagtgatatattttttccctttttctCCTTTCACAttaatatgcattttaaataattatgcgtgcttttatttcaaaaatttacataattGTTATAATTAAGCTTGCAAATATTTCCAAATAAGCCATCGGATATTTTATcttatgatatatttttgcataaataaatacatatatagttgtaacaatatatatgctaatatttatatttttttcacaatgTAAAAGTTATACTTATATCTGTTTAATAAGAAAAGTTGCATATAGCATTAAAAAAGccacacaaaaaaaaacgaaataaagaaatgtaaaattaagcaaaataaaatgaaagtGTTACATATAGGGGATGTACtaaaatcatttattatcCATATGCATTcaaatttaacaaaaataaaaaataacacaGTGTGATAgcaataaaacaataatatatacataatagttgagtaattttaataaaaaactaCTTTATCAATATTTAGGAGGAATAGAATTCATGAAACTGCGTACAAACGCACacatatgtaaataaatatatagataattAACAAATATGTTCAATTATGGTTGTTTGCACACATAATTGATATCAAAATAAGgcaaatacatattttttatttttataaatattaaaaaatgcacGTTAAGTTTGGGCACTTAATCGCCCTTATTCTaaaatatgtgcatatatatgtttatttttgtaattcattttcaaaGCATGTTGTACAATATAGGAGCGAGTATATCATTCCTCATTAACAAATTTCTGCCATTAAAATCGCTCTTTAAGTCTTTTAGCAAGTATATTCAGTttgttgaaaatttttCCTTGAGTTGATCCAAGAATTAAACTACATATAGAATATCTAGCCATtttgatattattaaaactacctagtatatgtattttatcACCTGCTATTACTATTCTTGTTTTTGTTGCATTTTCAATAGCATATTTAGTTGATCCATTACTACCACATATTCTACCAATACATCGAGATAAATGATCtccttttaatattttaacatCCTTTATTTGAAAACTTTCAATGTATAAATCATCTATTCTCAATAATGCTAAGGCATCTTCAATACTGAATCCAAGTAAATATGCTTTAATATAATCTGAggatttttgtaaattatttttatcctCTGTTAATTTACATGTTCTTACTtctattttatctttattcATACGTAtttctaattttaaatttgttacaattggttttattaattcaagccaattattttttactgaTGATATTCTTTGTCTAGGTATAGTTATAATTCTCATTTCATTCTTATTAATAGAactatcattattttttttgatatttttaaatattaatttgttttttacttttttattattatctgtATCATTATcttgtaatatattttctaagGTCAAAACATTTCGTGTTTCTTCCCCATTTATGCCGTTATCATTTTCCtcaaatttttcttttgttaCATTTTTCCTATCATCCCGTGTAGTCACCGAATTTGTAATCCTTTTCGTCATTTTGCCTCCTTTAAATACGTATTtatcaatatttatatttatttatttgtttaatgATCATATAAATAGCAAATTGTAACGTGTTTTATGTACTAAGCCTTAAATGCTATTTCTTCAATGCCATTTAatttagtatttttttttttaagaattatgcaaaaaattgtatgtaTAGTTATATTGTGATGAGAAGCATGaatatttcaattttctatcgttttaaaatatatataatatgtattataaattatcttGAATTtctaagaaaaataaatgattttgTGAATTTTAAAACccaaagaaaattattcatacaattttttattaaaaaaaaatatattttaaatttattattaaaatttatttccattgttctacatttatatgttaaaaaaataatatattatatccatttatatactaatttattcatttattttttgatatacattcttaactttttttaaaatatttttattctctATATATGCCTTTTGGTGACAGCATATATAGGCGTTTCAATTGCTGCTAcaccaaaaaaattataagtaataataaatactacaaaattaattatgttataataaaaataaataaaaaattaataaaacaaaaattatttacaaaataaaagaacaatattaaaaaaacatcaaTCAGGTAAAAATGTTCCTTTATGTAATTGACCATAATTTAAGATATAAATTGCGGTGTAGCCTTTTGCGAAAAATACAACTGTATTGGTATATAGCCctattaaatttgttttttacttagtattttttctttataaataaatatattattaagtagtataatataatagcGTGGCATTTTAAGGATATTATCCAacaattgtaaaaaataagtaagtaaccatgtatatataaaaatattattaagtaTATGCTTCATTTCAttggaatatattttggtCATAAACTTtcaaactttttttataaaattgtaccgtttttatatatattttttgatattacGTAATTAGTAAGAAGTACTATCGAAACATATGATATGTTTTATGTcccttatatatttaaattgtacATACTAAAAAGGCAaatgaaattttaaattattataagtttataaaaaaattaatcatGTAAGATAAAAGACAAAACTATATAGAATAAACAATTTGTTGTAATTgagaaaaaatgtttatgtAATTCACATGGtaaatcataaaataattggCTATAGTATGTGCCAATTAAAATCGAAAGCTGTCTCTTAATGTGGGggttcaaaaaaaattatgtaaaatcaccaaataaaattgtcaATGAATAAgtatacaaattataaaaattacgGCAAACACAatatgctttatttttCGGCACTCTTTTTCTATGCACACGCTCTTTACTGAACCAAATGAAGATAAGAAAAAAGAGCGTTTGCAAAAATATCTGACTTAAAAGAATAATTAATCAACATTTTTAAGACGTcattataaacattttttgatatatttattatctcTGAGTtagatattttattctCATCACCTTGTTTTTTCAAACAATATAATACTTTCATTACTTTTTGAAAACATATAGaattttcatcataatgtttttttgtattcattatattacaaatatacaactttttaataaggatttttatttcaataattttgatttgttcataactttttaaataaaaagttgctattttatgtttttccattttgttatgcatatattcgCTAAGGAATAATAGGTCATTGTagcttttaaaaatgttctTGTTTTTAAGgagcatttttattttatgcttAAACAAGTAAATCTTTAAATTCAAATTCTCAcaatcattattatcactattaacattattattatcttccgaagaatttttttgtgcACACTTTTCAAAATGATctgttgttttttttttttcatgaaGTGAGACATTTTCTTTAACGATTTCTGTACATTTGTCTGGATTATTCTCTATTAATGGATATTTGGACTCATTagattttaataaaaaaaattgattaATATTAACGTATTCATCTTTGTTAGTGCTTTTACTTAGTCCACATAAAACGGCACTcatattattgttaattTTGCTAGCCCCATTATTCATTTTCGAAAAATTAGCTATAGAACGGTTTCTTTCATTTTCCAAATAACCCAATGTATTGTAGCAAaattcacaaaaaaaaaaatacctATAGCTTTTTGCTTCATTTCTATTAATTActatattataatgatttgttaaattataattaaaacataaagaatttgaaaaaatataaatattattatcagtATCTTTTATAGAATCCCATGAAACTGTTTCACATTCCTCACAAAATGCAtgatcaaaaaaattaggtatatttaaatacacATAAGGCATTATAAGATTAATGTTTGTATAAAAcataatgtttttattgCATACTTTGCATTGTATTatgttttcttttaattttagcATATTGTCTAATtctctatttttatatatatcaaaaaaacttgtattttttctatttacaattatttctactaataatattatactcaattttttgtttaacaCAAAATTAATTGATTTAATCTTcccatttattattgttaacATGGAGGGtagcattatatatttacacaattttttttttttctcttttaattgtatatttatctCTTTGCTAAATTTCCCTTTACTGAAAATTTCTTGTATTTCTAACACGCTAGTTAAATCGCAAAACTGATTATTTTCGaactttttgtttttattctCCTCATTCTTCTCCTTTAATGCTTGAACTGTACCCGtttttgtttcatttttattattgctaCCATGTATGCCATTTGGTTTTGTTTCTGCAAATCGTTTTTTCGCTTCATTCCCATTTTCTGTTTTCctatttatacatttatctgcacatatatttttgtcattGTCTAAGTTTTTATGCTCTGTAGAATATATATCCTCCTTTTTTATGGGTTTATTATATCTCAAAAAACTTggactattattattatattttttataaacatctttttcatatatttcacatttttcattatgttCGCTTTTTTCTATATGAACATAATTGTCTTCCCCTTTGTTAACAGAATAATTGACGTAGTTtaattgaatttttttggaTGGGAAAACATTTTGTGCCTCATCATTTCTACCTTTTATAGATGGTTCAGCATTGTATGAGTTATTTTTGTCTGaacctttttttattgataatattttttgatcaTACTCACaatcatttttatgattatatataagcGTGAATTTAACTTTatacaaatgaaaatttttaatactttttttttttttgattataaTAGAAGCTTTAACATGGTTTAAAGCAATTTTGGAAGTGAGTAAATAGTTAATAAACGATTTTGTGAAAATATCGAATTGGATATTTAGTGACACAATATTTTGCTTGACATAATATTCAgcatatttcattattaaatacatgcatcaaaaaacaaaaaaacataataataccAAATTGGCGAACGagattaaaattaaatacaaaaaaggaTAATAAATGCCATTTATCGAAAAAAAcactttatttataataaagtaaatctacatatattttttggatACTATACACAGAAATAATGttacatataaatgatcTACTAtgttaattaatttttcattgcaataatttaatttatgttgtattcattttttaaaatttggaGTTCTAAATAATACtacttttctttatattcaatctattttttcgattttgTGTTATATATCCTTTGAATAGCATTTATTCTATctctattatttattatttttttttacaatttggatatgaatatgtttatatttttctttttttttataggaaacaattttataattgaccgcaatttttttccacccattgcttttatatatcccatatacacataaataatatagcaTGGAATTTTctcattttttccatttttattcatttaatttatatcatttgaaATATTGTTTATGAGTTATATTAAACAATATAAGAGCATTGGGGTCTCACatctaaataaaattataattctattcatcaaataataatttattatatatttttattatattaccAAAAATGGTAACAATATAaagcaaataaaaaggggataaaaaaaacaataacaactcttataattattacataGTATTTTAATAGTTATTTTTGTGTTGGTCTTTGTGtgtatttaattaaagatcagtgttcataatattccacagcaattttttagaaaaatgaCGGATCAAAATGGGTTCGtgataatatagaaaatttacattttcaaaggaaataatcaaatataaataattataatgaaaattaataattataaaatatgtattgaATAATTCGTTCTTTAAATGTATAGTTGTTCCACTGGTAAATgcttcatataaaaaaagttactAGTTGTATATTTAGCAACATAGGCCCAATAAATTatgtgtaatatatattttaaagaggagaaaaaatataataagcaAATTAGATGCTGCCTTATAAAATTTGCTTAGccgaaaatataaaactaggtacaaattattacatatatatataattacaaCATTTTAAGTGAATTCTTTATAGGTGTATATGATTTAgtgtaaaataattactgtgtattatatacatatttttttagtgtaacccataaaaatatactaaAAAACATAGATTAAAAGTTGATCTAaataaggaaaaaaataataattatatattaaaaaaaaattaaaaattgttcgGCATTTCTGAATTATTAAATcttaattttgaaaaaaaaaaaaaaatatagctagctatacatttattttttttaatattaaaatttaatattattaatttttataagtatagaccaagtttttttttaatatatatataattgtataCAACGTTTTTAGAACAAAATTTGGCAACAAcctataatatatatacatctATGCTTAGTAATGTTTTCTATACTATATATGTGCAGgtaagtatataaataaactataagtatatatttaataataattatcaatgttatttgatttttattattaccaaTATAATGACTATTTGCTTGATATATCTTGTaacacaaaatataaatataagccAAATATAATTGCATCATATATAGATGATCTATGCATAGAAAAATTCCAATGAAGAAATACtgttaaaaaattctaAGAATATAtcttgaaaaaaaaacaaatttaatattctaactatatttatgaataactaaattatattcatttattatagtTATTTATCCATTCTCCTCGAtattttgctttttttattaaattattttattt
This region of Plasmodium chabaudi chabaudi strain AS genome assembly, chromosome: 13 genomic DNA includes:
- a CDS encoding pre-rRNA-processing protein PNO1, putative yields the protein MTKRITNSVTTRDDRKNVTKEKFEENDNGINGEETRNVLTLENILQDNDTDNNKKVKNKLIFKNIKKNNDSSINKNEMRIITIPRQRISSVKNNWLELIKPIVTNLKLEIRMNKDKIEVRTCKLTEDKNNLQKSSDYIKAYLLGFSIEDALALLRIDDLYIESFQIKDVKILKGDHLSRCIGRICGSNGSTKYAIENATKTRIVIAGDKIHILGSFNNIKMARYSICSLILGSTQGKIFNKLNILAKRLKERF